The Solanum lycopersicum chromosome 9, SLM_r2.1 genome window below encodes:
- the LOC138338610 gene encoding uncharacterized protein, with translation MASLEALYGMICRSQVVSFEKGESSILGPEIIHESMENLRMIKDRLATAYSRQKSYADNKKRTFEFERVVNVDYELKLPNDLASVHPVFHVSMFKKCLGDQASILPVEGLGVDENLSYEEVPLEILDRQVKQLRNKEVVTVNVLWRNHLIEGKT, from the exons ATGGCATCTTTAGAAGCACTATATGGCATGATATGTAGGTCCCAAGTTGTGTCGTTTGAGAAAGGAGAGTCTTCCATCCTTGGCCCTGAGATAATACATGAGTCTATGGAAAATTTGAGAATGATCAAGGATAGAttggctactgcttacagtCGTCAAAAATCCTATGCTGATAATAAGAAGAGGACCTTTgaattcgag CGAGTAGTGAATGTTGACTATGAACTGAAGTTACCAAATGACTtggcttctgttcatccagtgTTTCATGTTTCGATGTTTAAAAAGTGTCTTGGTGATCAAGCGTCCATCCTGCCCGTTGAGGGGTTAGGAGTcgatgagaacctttcttatgaagaggttccactcgaaattttagatcgccaagtgaAGCAGCTGAGAAACAAGGAGGTTGTCACCGTAAACgtgttatggaggaaccaccttaTTGAGGGAAAAACCTAG